A window of the Gemmatirosa kalamazoonensis genome harbors these coding sequences:
- a CDS encoding CRTAC1 family protein: MRIGSRPRLVVVLLSLVALVVASACREKPKRSVAELMVIRGEGLARLSRGELPEAEAQFKQLTELAPDDPLGYTDLGLTYLQEGRLAEAEAPLRRARKLDPASIDAGLALAKLLALTKRTDDARELLESLRKGAPRDAHVLYALAQLDAKATDAAGAARYEQRLRDVLGAVPANLAVKVELAAALARRGAADAAVQQLEELRRTPPEAPEPARMALDSALLRLRAGQVAEARTSIDRLARALELTAPYQASLDAVRWVEGPLVGRQSLTFSPKDFITLRTLARNDSAAPVRFVDATSDAGIAPGAQAPNASGSAPAVLAAGDVDGDGTDEYLVAAWSAAQRKSVARLYNARGGLFADVSTRSALALPDGVVDATFADVDNDGWLDLFAIGGDGRGRLLRNRGDGRFEDVTAKAGVGDVRGARRALFVDLDHDGDLDLVLVGGAQRTVYRNNLDGTFTEATAAFGLTGGEAREARDVAFGDFDGDGRVDLFVAGVTDMLFRNDGASRLRDATAESGVASTGSTAVAVGDYDNDGALDVLVAGANGAVLWHNHGDGTFARDARAEAGLAPLRGTSAAALRFLDYDNDGWLDVVAVGAAREPDGRGVVLLHNERGAGFVDRASALPDAVRAATAVLPTDVDDDGDLDLLLADASGDVRLLRNVNGNHNLALNVQLKALRTGSGKNNDFGIGARLELRAGELQQTRVVTDRVTHFGLGPHLKADVLRTEWPNGMPQTIYFPGTDQDVLEMEALKGSCAFAYTWDGTRFRFVTDAMWRSALGMPLGLMAGGRGSAFAPAGASQEYVRIPGDALRPKDGRYLLQLTEELWETAYADEVKLLTVDHPDSVDVFVDERFVPPGPPLKLRLYQVARRQAPRSAVDERGTDVLPALLKSDDVYVSDLTPTRYQGVVEPHDLVLDLGDEAGKAGTALFLRGWIYPTDASINVALSQQSAVQAVPPSLEVRDARGRWVTAIASLGFPSGKDKTMVIELGGLFPTSDHHVRLRTTMQIYWDQAFVAADVASSPTTIATLAPTSADLHYRGFSRTYRKGGRYGPYWFAYDDVTKASPWRAITGAFTRFGDVRSLVGTADDMYVVMAPGDETTLAFDASSERALPKGWKRDFLLYTDGWIKDSDLNTAHGTTVGPLPFHAVKSYPYGPGDAYPTDPMHARFLREYQTRVVGRR; encoded by the coding sequence GTGCGCATCGGATCTCGTCCTCGCCTCGTCGTCGTCCTGCTGTCGCTCGTCGCGCTCGTCGTGGCGAGCGCGTGTCGCGAGAAGCCGAAGCGGAGCGTGGCCGAGCTGATGGTCATTCGCGGCGAGGGGCTCGCGCGACTCTCGCGCGGCGAGCTGCCGGAGGCCGAGGCGCAGTTCAAGCAGCTCACCGAGCTCGCGCCGGACGACCCGCTCGGCTACACCGATCTCGGGCTCACGTACCTGCAGGAGGGGCGGCTCGCGGAGGCCGAGGCGCCGCTGCGCCGCGCGCGCAAGCTCGACCCGGCGAGCATCGACGCCGGCCTCGCGCTCGCGAAGCTTCTCGCGCTCACGAAGCGCACCGACGACGCGCGCGAGCTGCTCGAGTCGCTCCGCAAGGGCGCACCGCGCGACGCGCACGTGCTGTACGCGCTCGCGCAGCTCGACGCGAAGGCCACCGACGCGGCGGGCGCCGCACGCTACGAGCAGCGGCTGCGCGACGTGCTCGGCGCGGTGCCGGCGAACCTCGCGGTGAAGGTGGAGCTGGCGGCCGCGCTCGCGCGCCGAGGCGCGGCCGACGCCGCCGTGCAGCAGCTCGAGGAGCTGCGCCGAACGCCACCGGAAGCGCCGGAGCCGGCGCGCATGGCGCTCGACAGCGCGCTGCTGCGTCTCCGGGCGGGGCAGGTGGCCGAGGCGCGCACGTCGATCGACCGGCTCGCGCGCGCGCTGGAGCTGACCGCGCCCTATCAGGCTTCGCTCGACGCGGTGCGATGGGTGGAGGGCCCGCTCGTCGGCCGGCAGTCGCTCACCTTCAGCCCGAAGGACTTCATCACGCTCCGCACGCTCGCGCGCAACGACAGCGCGGCGCCGGTGCGGTTCGTCGACGCGACGAGCGACGCCGGCATCGCGCCGGGCGCGCAGGCGCCTAACGCGTCGGGGAGCGCGCCGGCGGTGCTCGCGGCGGGCGACGTGGACGGCGACGGGACCGACGAGTATCTCGTCGCCGCGTGGTCGGCGGCGCAGCGGAAGTCGGTCGCGCGGCTCTACAACGCGCGCGGCGGCCTGTTCGCCGACGTCTCGACGCGCTCGGCGCTCGCGCTGCCGGACGGCGTGGTGGACGCGACGTTCGCCGATGTCGACAACGACGGCTGGCTCGACCTGTTCGCGATCGGCGGCGACGGGCGTGGGCGGCTGCTGCGCAACCGCGGCGACGGGCGGTTCGAGGACGTCACGGCGAAAGCGGGCGTCGGGGACGTGCGCGGGGCGCGACGGGCGCTGTTCGTCGATCTCGATCACGACGGCGATCTCGATCTCGTGCTCGTCGGCGGCGCGCAGCGCACCGTGTACCGCAACAATCTGGACGGCACGTTCACCGAGGCGACGGCCGCGTTCGGCCTCACCGGTGGTGAAGCACGCGAGGCGCGCGACGTCGCGTTCGGCGACTTCGACGGCGACGGGCGCGTGGACCTGTTCGTCGCGGGCGTCACGGACATGCTGTTCCGCAACGACGGTGCGTCGCGGCTGCGCGACGCGACCGCGGAGAGCGGCGTGGCGTCGACCGGCTCGACGGCGGTGGCGGTCGGCGACTACGACAACGACGGCGCGCTCGACGTGCTCGTCGCCGGCGCGAACGGCGCGGTGCTCTGGCACAACCACGGCGACGGCACGTTCGCGCGCGACGCACGCGCGGAGGCCGGGCTGGCGCCGCTGCGCGGCACGTCGGCGGCGGCGCTGCGGTTCCTCGACTACGACAACGACGGGTGGCTCGACGTCGTCGCCGTCGGCGCGGCACGAGAGCCTGACGGGCGCGGCGTCGTGCTGCTGCACAACGAGCGCGGCGCCGGCTTCGTCGACCGGGCGAGCGCGTTGCCGGACGCGGTGCGCGCCGCCACGGCGGTGCTGCCGACGGACGTCGACGACGACGGCGACCTGGATCTGCTGCTCGCCGACGCGTCGGGCGACGTGCGCCTGCTGCGCAACGTCAACGGGAACCACAATCTCGCGCTGAACGTGCAATTGAAGGCGCTGCGCACGGGCAGCGGGAAGAACAACGACTTCGGTATCGGCGCGCGGCTCGAGCTGCGGGCAGGGGAGCTGCAGCAGACGCGCGTGGTGACCGACCGCGTGACGCACTTCGGGCTCGGGCCGCATCTGAAGGCCGACGTGCTGCGCACCGAGTGGCCGAACGGGATGCCGCAGACGATCTACTTCCCGGGCACCGACCAGGACGTGCTGGAGATGGAGGCGCTGAAGGGCTCGTGCGCGTTCGCCTACACCTGGGACGGCACGCGCTTCCGCTTCGTGACGGACGCGATGTGGCGCAGCGCGTTAGGCATGCCGCTCGGTCTCATGGCGGGTGGGCGGGGCAGCGCGTTCGCGCCCGCCGGCGCGTCGCAGGAGTACGTGCGCATCCCCGGCGACGCGCTGCGGCCGAAGGACGGTCGCTACCTGCTGCAGCTCACCGAGGAGCTGTGGGAGACCGCGTACGCCGACGAGGTGAAGCTCCTCACCGTGGATCACCCCGACTCGGTCGACGTGTTCGTCGACGAGCGATTCGTGCCCCCGGGACCGCCGCTGAAGCTGCGGCTGTATCAGGTGGCGCGCCGGCAGGCGCCGCGGAGCGCGGTCGACGAGCGCGGCACCGACGTGCTGCCCGCGCTGCTGAAGAGTGACGACGTGTACGTGTCCGACCTCACGCCGACGCGCTACCAGGGCGTCGTCGAGCCGCACGACCTCGTGCTCGACCTCGGCGACGAGGCGGGGAAGGCGGGGACGGCGCTGTTCCTGCGCGGGTGGATCTACCCGACCGACGCGAGCATCAACGTCGCGCTGTCGCAGCAGTCCGCGGTGCAGGCCGTGCCGCCGTCGCTCGAGGTGCGCGACGCGCGCGGACGCTGGGTGACCGCGATCGCGAGCCTCGGCTTCCCGTCCGGGAAGGACAAGACGATGGTGATCGAGCTCGGCGGCCTGTTTCCGACGAGCGATCATCATGTGCGGCTGCGCACGACGATGCAGATCTACTGGGACCAGGCGTTCGTCGCGGCCGACGTCGCATCGAGTCCGACGACGATCGCGACGCTCGCTCCCACGTCGGCCGACCTGCACTACCGCGGGTTCTCGCGCACGTACCGCAAGGGCGGCCGCTACGGCCCGTACTGGTTCGCGTACGACGACGTGACGAAGGCGTCGCCGTGGCGCGCGATCACGGGCGCGTTCACGCGCTTCGGCGACGTGCGGTCGCTCGTCGGGACCGCGGACGACATGTACGTCGTGATGGCCCCCGGCGACGAGACGACGCTCGCGTTCGACGCGAGCT
- a CDS encoding lysylphosphatidylglycerol synthase domain-containing protein: protein MSEASPTKRRLVRLWRSTMVVVQPLFPLLLFAAALWALQRLLADYDLHEVVSAVSAVRPGALLLSLATTALGYLALVGYDYVAFRFIERPLPLRAMLVPSFVSFAVANSAPASVLTGGGVRYRVYARHGLTVKQAAAVAGFDVVTYVVGLLALSGIALVAGPGASEAAPAWAAVSGRTLGVVLLVVVVAYFVVAVAWRRPLRLFGRDLRMPSPQLALAQLAVSAADWILSSGALYVLLADVGRLPYLAFLTRFLVAAVVSLVVPIPGGLGVFEAVVLYLTSSGTPAPRVLAALLVYRVVYYLLPLVAAGALLLAAAVRRAGRGGVRPGRWIVDQLLHAAPRLVSLTTFLSGWLLLVTGTLATDERRLAWLSHVLPLALVEASHFLASVLGAAMLIVAWGLERRARSAYHLAVALYGLGIVASLLRAADVRLAAGLLAALLVLVVAERKFPHRQPGDLLREPFAAGWVVGIGAAFVVTLSVGMFEYHGVRYSSQLWWRVALDDRVPRALRAAVGASVTFLLFALARVLARHAPRPIARSSRSEA from the coding sequence ATGTCAGAGGCGTCGCCCACGAAGCGTCGGCTCGTCCGTCTCTGGCGGTCGACGATGGTGGTGGTCCAGCCGCTGTTCCCGCTGCTGCTGTTCGCCGCGGCGCTGTGGGCGCTGCAGCGGCTGCTCGCGGACTACGATCTCCACGAGGTCGTGAGCGCGGTGTCGGCGGTCCGGCCCGGCGCGCTGCTGCTCTCGCTCGCGACGACGGCGCTCGGCTACCTCGCGCTCGTCGGCTACGACTACGTCGCGTTCCGCTTCATCGAGCGGCCGCTGCCGCTGCGTGCGATGCTCGTGCCGTCGTTCGTGAGCTTCGCGGTGGCGAACAGCGCGCCGGCGTCGGTGCTCACGGGCGGCGGCGTGCGCTATCGCGTGTACGCGAGGCATGGCCTCACCGTGAAGCAGGCGGCCGCCGTCGCGGGGTTCGACGTCGTGACGTACGTGGTGGGGCTGCTCGCGCTGAGCGGGATCGCGCTCGTGGCGGGACCCGGCGCGAGCGAGGCGGCGCCCGCGTGGGCGGCCGTGTCCGGACGCACGCTCGGTGTGGTGCTGCTCGTCGTCGTGGTCGCGTACTTCGTCGTCGCGGTCGCGTGGCGCCGTCCGCTGCGGCTGTTCGGCCGCGACCTGCGCATGCCGTCGCCGCAGCTGGCGCTCGCGCAGCTCGCGGTCTCGGCGGCGGACTGGATCCTCTCGTCGGGCGCGCTGTACGTGCTGCTCGCCGACGTGGGGCGGCTGCCGTACCTCGCGTTCCTCACGCGATTCCTCGTCGCGGCGGTCGTGTCGCTCGTCGTGCCGATTCCCGGTGGGCTCGGCGTGTTCGAGGCGGTGGTGCTGTACCTCACGTCGAGCGGCACGCCGGCGCCGCGCGTGCTCGCCGCGCTGCTGGTGTATCGCGTCGTGTACTACCTGCTGCCGCTCGTCGCCGCGGGCGCGCTGCTGCTCGCCGCCGCGGTGCGGCGTGCGGGCCGAGGCGGCGTGCGTCCGGGTCGATGGATCGTCGATCAGCTGCTGCACGCGGCGCCGCGGCTCGTGTCGCTCACGACGTTCCTCTCCGGATGGCTGCTGCTCGTCACGGGGACGCTGGCGACGGACGAGCGACGCCTCGCGTGGCTGTCGCACGTGCTGCCGCTCGCGCTCGTCGAGGCGTCGCACTTCCTCGCCAGTGTGCTCGGCGCGGCGATGCTGATCGTCGCGTGGGGGCTGGAGCGACGCGCGCGCTCGGCGTACCACCTCGCCGTCGCGCTCTACGGCCTCGGCATCGTCGCGTCGCTGCTACGCGCGGCGGACGTACGGCTCGCCGCGGGGTTGCTCGCGGCGCTTCTCGTGCTCGTGGTCGCGGAGCGAAAGTTCCCGCACCGCCAGCCGGGCGACCTGCTGCGCGAGCCGTTCGCCGCCGGATGGGTGGTCGGCATCGGCGCCGCGTTCGTGGTGACGCTGTCCGTCGGCATGTTCGAGTACCACGGCGTGCGCTACTCGAGCCAGCTCTGGTGGCGCGTCGCGCTGGACGACCGCGTGCCACGCGCGCTCCGCGCCGCGGTCGGCGCGAGCGTCACGTTCCTCCTCTTCGCGCTCGCCCGCGTGCTCGCCCGTCACGCGCCGCGCCCGATCGCGCGGTCCAGTCGCTCGGAAGCCTGA
- a CDS encoding zinc-dependent alcohol dehydrogenase family protein encodes MHAMILEVPGGRLRAAELPVPSVGAGQLLLRVRACGVCRTDLHVVDGDLHDAKRPVTPGHEIVGEVVRAGDGASRYAVGARVGVPWLGWTCGVCRYCRAGRENLCERARFTGYTLDGGYAEYVVADERFCLPVPDAYDDEHAAPLLCAGLIGHRALRAAGDPATVALYGFGAAAHIVAQVARHEGRRVFALTRPGDEDGQRFARALGAAWAGSSEEGPPEPVDAAIIFAPVGALVPAALRAVDRGGVVVCAGIHMSDIPSMPYEILWGERTVRSVANLTRRDGEEFMALAPRVPVRTEVRAYALDRANDALDDLRAGRVTGAAVLRPSASGVA; translated from the coding sequence GTGCACGCGATGATCCTCGAGGTGCCGGGCGGGCGCCTGCGCGCGGCCGAGCTGCCGGTGCCGTCCGTCGGCGCGGGGCAGCTCCTGCTGCGGGTGCGCGCCTGCGGCGTCTGCCGCACCGACCTGCACGTCGTCGACGGCGACCTGCACGACGCGAAGCGCCCCGTCACCCCGGGACACGAGATCGTCGGCGAGGTGGTGCGGGCCGGCGACGGCGCGTCGCGCTACGCAGTCGGCGCGCGCGTCGGTGTGCCGTGGCTGGGCTGGACGTGCGGCGTGTGTCGCTACTGCCGGGCCGGACGCGAGAACCTGTGCGAGCGCGCGCGGTTCACCGGCTACACGCTCGACGGCGGCTACGCGGAGTACGTCGTGGCCGACGAGCGGTTCTGTCTCCCGGTGCCCGACGCGTACGACGACGAGCACGCGGCGCCGCTGCTGTGCGCGGGGCTCATCGGCCACCGCGCGCTGCGCGCGGCCGGCGATCCGGCGACGGTCGCGCTGTACGGCTTCGGCGCCGCGGCGCACATCGTCGCCCAGGTCGCGCGACACGAGGGGCGGCGCGTCTTCGCGCTCACGCGCCCCGGCGACGAGGACGGGCAGCGCTTCGCGCGCGCGTTAGGCGCGGCGTGGGCGGGCAGCTCGGAGGAGGGTCCGCCGGAGCCGGTGGACGCGGCCATCATCTTCGCGCCGGTGGGCGCGCTGGTGCCCGCGGCGCTGCGCGCGGTGGACAGGGGAGGCGTGGTGGTGTGCGCCGGGATCCACATGAGCGACATCCCGAGCATGCCGTACGAGATCCTGTGGGGCGAGCGCACCGTGCGGTCGGTCGCGAACCTCACGCGCCGCGACGGCGAGGAGTTCATGGCGCTCGCGCCGCGCGTGCCGGTGCGCACGGAGGTGCGGGCGTACGCGCTCGACCGCGCGAACGACGCGCTCGACGATCTGCGCGCGGGGCGCGTGACGGGGGCCGCGGTGCTCCGGCCCTCTGCCAGCGGCGTCGCGTAG